Proteins from a single region of Halorubrum sp. 2020YC2:
- a CDS encoding mechanosensitive ion channel family protein has translation MVSPEAPAVPGVVSRLTDIASGLGDLPGASLLTVLASVALGVVVANFIVRLIGRPVARRVSRQSVAQTIVRGVRVGTIAAALFVGLNAVGFQFADLLLGTAVFSAVIGIILAPLVGNFINGVFILADQPFEIGDMIQLEDGTTGFVEDITIRYTKIFTLDNTFLVVPNGAMRERDVTNFSAEDERTRRSIDVLVTYSSDVSEARRLVERAARDSEAVIDGGPDIRIGVARYMAGPDCRIHEFGDNGVLLRLRYWVKKPYKLAKVQSEVNTRIRERFAEADVEMAYPHRHLVFDDTSGVARVDTGSDSAEVAAADPAAGDAVAPANSVDEASDAADSAGDEGRDR, from the coding sequence ATGGTCTCTCCGGAGGCGCCGGCGGTCCCGGGGGTCGTCTCGCGGCTCACCGACATCGCTTCCGGACTCGGTGACCTCCCGGGAGCGAGCCTCCTGACGGTCCTCGCGTCGGTCGCGCTCGGCGTCGTCGTCGCCAACTTCATCGTTCGACTGATCGGGCGCCCGGTGGCGCGCCGCGTGTCGCGACAGAGCGTCGCACAGACGATCGTCCGCGGGGTGCGGGTGGGAACGATCGCGGCCGCGCTGTTCGTCGGACTCAACGCCGTCGGGTTCCAGTTCGCGGACCTCCTCCTCGGGACGGCGGTGTTCTCGGCCGTCATCGGTATCATCCTCGCGCCGCTCGTGGGGAACTTCATCAACGGCGTGTTCATCCTCGCGGACCAGCCGTTCGAGATCGGCGACATGATCCAGTTAGAGGACGGGACGACCGGGTTCGTCGAGGACATCACGATCCGGTACACGAAGATATTCACCCTCGATAACACGTTTCTCGTGGTGCCGAACGGGGCGATGCGCGAGCGCGACGTGACGAACTTCTCGGCGGAGGACGAGCGGACCCGTCGGTCGATCGACGTCTTGGTCACCTACAGCAGCGACGTCTCGGAGGCCCGGCGGCTCGTCGAGCGCGCGGCGCGCGACAGCGAGGCCGTCATCGACGGCGGCCCCGACATCCGCATCGGCGTGGCGCGGTACATGGCGGGCCCCGACTGCCGGATCCACGAGTTCGGCGACAACGGGGTCCTGCTGCGGCTCCGCTACTGGGTGAAAAAGCCCTACAAGCTGGCGAAGGTCCAGTCGGAGGTGAACACGAGGATCCGCGAGCGGTTCGCGGAGGCGGACGTCGAGATGGCGTACCCGCACCGGCACCTCGTCTTCGACGACACCTCCGGCGTCGCCCGCGTCGACACCGGCTCCGACTCGGCGGAAGTCGCTGCGGCCGATCCGGCCGCGGGCGACGCGGTGGCCCCCGCGAACTCCGTCGACGAGGCCTCCGACGCCGCGGACTCCGCCGGCGACGAGGGCCGGGATCGGTGA
- a CDS encoding MATE family efflux transporter: MSDKPASDPDDPSDGGPPDGRGDGPPDGRGDGPPDGRDGPPSDPAGDPPGDPGDDGPLDDESITEGSLLRPLFRLAWPIVVIQLLQVTYNIVDTLYLGRLSAEAVGAISLAFPLIFLLIAVAGGFTTAGAILVAQYTGADGDGSAGLVAGQTIFTVSVLSVLIGIGGYFYTRPALEILPSDADTAATVIPLAADYMEVIFAGIPLMFGFFVFSALMRGYGDTRTPMAVMFVSVLLNVLLDPFFIFGFDGNPLFEWLAAVPGLAALDLIALEATLLSATGVTGIGIQGAALATILSRGVATAIGLWILFGTGYGPDVTFGHLVPDLDFIRDIFRLGLPSSVEQTTSALAMITLTAMIVTFSPPVVAAYGLGNRLISLVFLPAMGLGRAIDTMVGQNLGANRADRAGKAVKFAATTGAGVMFLVAVVAVAFTEPIVGAFLGDVPDAPATIGHAVEYVRIRSVEFAFIGVSQVILGAFRGAGNTKTAMVISILTLWVGRVASVAYLVFVAGWGETGVWVGMALGNVLGAVVGVAWFSRGTWTERYIDDPDPGVDPVGDD, encoded by the coding sequence GTGAGCGACAAGCCCGCTTCCGACCCGGACGACCCCTCCGACGGCGGTCCGCCCGACGGACGCGGCGACGGTCCGCCTGACGGACGCGGCGACGGTCCGCCTGACGGACGCGACGGTCCCCCGAGCGATCCCGCCGGCGACCCGCCCGGCGATCCGGGCGACGACGGGCCCCTCGACGACGAGTCGATCACCGAGGGGAGCCTCCTCCGGCCGCTGTTCCGCCTCGCGTGGCCGATCGTCGTCATCCAGCTGTTACAGGTGACGTACAACATCGTCGACACCCTCTACCTCGGCCGGCTCTCGGCGGAGGCCGTCGGCGCGATCAGCCTCGCGTTCCCCCTCATCTTCCTGCTGATCGCGGTCGCGGGCGGCTTCACGACCGCGGGCGCGATCCTCGTCGCGCAGTACACCGGCGCCGACGGCGACGGGTCGGCGGGGCTCGTCGCGGGACAGACGATCTTCACCGTCTCGGTGCTGTCCGTGCTGATCGGGATCGGCGGCTACTTCTACACCCGTCCCGCCCTCGAGATCCTGCCGAGCGACGCGGACACCGCGGCGACCGTGATCCCGCTCGCGGCCGACTACATGGAGGTCATCTTCGCCGGGATCCCCCTGATGTTCGGCTTCTTCGTCTTCTCGGCGCTGATGCGCGGCTACGGCGACACCCGGACGCCGATGGCGGTCATGTTCGTCTCCGTCCTCCTGAACGTCCTCTTGGACCCGTTCTTCATCTTCGGGTTCGACGGGAACCCGCTGTTCGAGTGGCTCGCAGCGGTGCCGGGCCTCGCCGCGCTCGACCTGATCGCGCTGGAGGCGACTCTGCTCTCCGCGACGGGGGTCACGGGGATCGGCATTCAGGGCGCCGCGCTCGCGACGATCCTCTCGCGCGGCGTCGCGACCGCCATCGGCCTCTGGATCCTGTTCGGGACGGGCTACGGCCCCGACGTAACCTTCGGCCACCTCGTCCCCGACCTCGATTTCATCCGCGACATCTTCCGGCTCGGCCTCCCCTCCAGCGTCGAGCAGACGACGAGCGCGCTCGCGATGATCACGCTCACGGCGATGATCGTCACGTTCTCGCCGCCCGTCGTCGCCGCCTACGGACTCGGGAACCGGCTCATCTCGCTCGTCTTCCTGCCCGCGATGGGACTCGGCCGCGCCATCGACACGATGGTCGGGCAGAACCTCGGCGCGAACCGCGCAGACCGCGCCGGCAAGGCGGTGAAGTTCGCGGCCACGACCGGCGCGGGCGTCATGTTCCTCGTCGCGGTCGTCGCCGTCGCGTTCACCGAGCCGATCGTCGGGGCGTTCCTCGGCGACGTGCCGGACGCGCCCGCGACGATCGGCCACGCGGTCGAGTACGTCCGAATCCGCTCGGTGGAGTTCGCCTTCATCGGCGTCTCGCAGGTAATCCTCGGGGCGTTCCGCGGCGCGGGCAACACGAAGACCGCGATGGTCATCTCGATCCTCACCCTCTGGGTGGGCCGGGTCGCGAGCGTGGCGTACCTCGTGTTCGTCGCCGGGTGGGGCGAGACGGGGGTCTGGGTCGGCATGGCGCTCGGGAACGTCCTCGGCGCGGTCGTCGGCGTCGCGTGGTTCTCGCGCGGCACGTGGACCGAGCGGTACATCGACGACCCGGACCCCGGCGTGGATCCCGTGGGTGACGACTGA
- a CDS encoding flagella cluster protein, giving the protein MAEFDVHDHRHELKQLRDSGATSLWENREAMPCPVCDDAFSRLFVTRQTGTTFPENDGARFCLLRDGDAVYLFRH; this is encoded by the coding sequence ATGGCCGAGTTCGACGTTCACGACCACCGTCACGAGCTGAAACAGCTCCGCGATTCGGGCGCGACGAGCCTCTGGGAGAACCGCGAGGCGATGCCGTGTCCGGTGTGCGACGACGCCTTCTCGCGGTTGTTCGTCACGCGACAGACCGGGACGACGTTCCCCGAGAACGACGGCGCGCGCTTCTGTCTGCTGCGCGACGGCGACGCGGTGTACCTGTTTCGGCACTGA
- a CDS encoding Gfo/Idh/MocA family oxidoreductase, which translates to MTHPNDVAVGIVGLGGIGSHHATKLVERGANLVGGMDIDADARERFHEEFDLPVHADEAALYDDCDAVLVTTPNRFHEEYATAALATGLDVLLEKPLAHTLESAERIAAAARDADGFCTVGFNNRFAEPVRVIKHHQDEGRFGETAHVEANYVRRRGVPGRGSWFTSADVAGGGALIDIGVHAVDLALHFLDHPEVVEVTGETRSEFGGRDDYAYVDMWGDDAGPEGFDVDDSASAFVRTEDGSTVSLEVAWATNRPPTNEFVVRGTEAGATFDRGSGDLTIHEAGVGGGHHLSDATVETREADSHAAEQAAFLEAVAAGEAPQINTVEEGLRVQRVIDAIYRSSETGAAVRLD; encoded by the coding sequence ATGACGCATCCGAACGACGTCGCCGTCGGCATCGTCGGTCTCGGCGGCATCGGGTCCCACCACGCGACGAAACTGGTCGAGCGCGGCGCGAACCTCGTCGGCGGGATGGACATCGACGCGGACGCCCGCGAGCGGTTCCACGAAGAGTTCGACCTCCCTGTCCACGCGGACGAGGCCGCGCTGTACGACGACTGCGACGCCGTGTTGGTCACCACGCCGAACCGGTTCCACGAGGAGTACGCGACCGCGGCGCTCGCGACCGGGCTCGACGTGCTCTTGGAGAAGCCGCTGGCGCACACGCTCGAAAGCGCCGAGCGGATCGCCGCCGCCGCCCGCGACGCCGATGGGTTCTGTACCGTCGGGTTCAACAACCGGTTCGCGGAGCCGGTCCGGGTGATAAAACACCACCAGGACGAGGGGCGCTTCGGTGAGACCGCCCACGTCGAGGCGAACTACGTCCGGCGGCGGGGCGTTCCCGGCCGCGGCTCGTGGTTCACCTCGGCGGACGTCGCGGGCGGTGGCGCGCTCATCGACATCGGCGTCCACGCCGTCGACCTGGCGCTCCACTTCCTCGACCACCCCGAGGTCGTCGAGGTCACCGGGGAGACGCGCTCGGAGTTCGGCGGCCGCGACGACTACGCGTACGTCGACATGTGGGGCGACGACGCCGGGCCGGAGGGGTTCGACGTGGACGACTCCGCGTCGGCGTTCGTCCGGACCGAAGACGGCTCCACGGTCTCGCTGGAGGTCGCGTGGGCGACGAACCGCCCGCCGACGAACGAGTTCGTGGTCCGGGGAACCGAGGCGGGCGCGACGTTCGACCGCGGCAGCGGCGACCTCACGATCCACGAGGCGGGGGTCGGCGGCGGCCACCACCTCTCGGACGCGACCGTGGAGACGCGCGAGGCGGACAGCCACGCCGCCGAGCAGGCGGCGTTCCTCGAGGCGGTCGCCGCGGGCGAGGCGCCCCAGATCAACACCGTCGAGGAGGGCCTGCGGGTCCAGCGCGTCATCGACGCCATCTACCGGTCCTCAGAGACCGGGGCGGCGGTCCGATTGGATTGA
- a CDS encoding thiamine pyrophosphate-binding protein, protein MDADDPAARDDPDDAADDDRPTVAEAVVDAMLARGVDTVFGIPGKQTLPLNRALADRDARFVVARHETAVSHQAWGYAETSDPEGMAATCVVPGPGDTNAMNGLKNALNDCVPLLHLAVETERSVRGGDGIHETPPETYDTVVKDNVLVDSPAGAVPAVVEAIRTAREHPQGPVRVGIPKDLLAGRTPQPAVGDRDPSPPPAAPADAVREAAGLLTDAHSPVILAGGGVRRSDASDALRAVAEKVDAPVVTTYKGKGTLPETHPLSAGVLCGGASAELRDLLAEADVGLVVGSDLDAVATASWSVEMPESLVHVTLDGDDIGFGYDAALGVAADADRFLRALDDRVDGGSAAAEPAASRDRTGAERADSVRAADRERFAALSGSAAGEDSDGPDDGDGRPLRSVEVLSAVRDAVPEEAVVTADAGGFRLWTLVSFPAAGPRSYVNPGSWATMGTGLPSAIGAKLANPDRDVVALTGDGGLMMCVHELHTLASEGIDVTVVALNNDDYAIISEEASRSYEFSEGAYGWAETGLDLVAVASGMGLPAERVRERDAVGDAVERARARDGPALVEVVTDPNEPQASEWMTGSHPSE, encoded by the coding sequence ATGGACGCGGACGACCCCGCCGCTCGCGACGACCCCGACGACGCGGCCGACGACGACCGCCCGACCGTCGCCGAGGCGGTCGTCGACGCCATGCTCGCCCGCGGCGTCGACACCGTCTTCGGCATCCCCGGGAAACAGACCCTCCCCCTGAACCGGGCGCTCGCCGACCGCGACGCGCGGTTCGTCGTCGCCCGCCACGAGACCGCCGTCTCGCACCAAGCGTGGGGATACGCCGAGACGAGCGACCCGGAGGGAATGGCCGCCACCTGCGTCGTCCCCGGCCCGGGCGACACGAACGCGATGAACGGGCTGAAGAACGCCCTGAACGACTGCGTCCCGCTCCTCCACCTCGCCGTCGAGACGGAGCGCTCGGTCCGCGGCGGCGACGGCATCCACGAGACGCCGCCCGAGACGTACGACACCGTCGTCAAGGACAACGTCCTCGTCGACTCGCCGGCCGGCGCGGTCCCGGCGGTCGTCGAGGCGATCCGCACCGCCCGCGAGCACCCGCAGGGACCCGTCAGGGTCGGGATCCCGAAGGACCTCCTCGCGGGCCGCACGCCCCAGCCCGCGGTCGGGGACCGCGACCCATCGCCGCCGCCGGCCGCGCCCGCGGACGCGGTGCGCGAGGCCGCCGGCCTGCTTACCGACGCGCACTCGCCCGTCATCCTCGCCGGGGGCGGCGTCAGGCGATCGGACGCGAGCGACGCGCTGCGCGCGGTCGCGGAGAAGGTGGACGCACCGGTCGTAACGACGTACAAGGGGAAGGGGACGCTCCCCGAGACGCATCCGCTGTCCGCGGGGGTCCTCTGCGGCGGCGCCAGCGCGGAGCTGCGAGACCTCCTCGCGGAGGCGGACGTCGGTCTCGTCGTCGGCTCCGACCTCGACGCGGTCGCGACCGCCTCGTGGTCCGTCGAGATGCCCGAGTCGCTGGTTCACGTCACGCTCGACGGCGACGATATCGGGTTCGGCTACGACGCCGCCCTCGGGGTCGCCGCCGACGCCGACCGCTTCCTGCGCGCGCTCGACGACCGCGTCGACGGCGGGTCGGCCGCCGCCGAGCCGGCCGCGTCTCGCGACCGCACGGGCGCCGAACGCGCCGATTCGGTCCGCGCCGCCGACCGCGAGCGGTTCGCGGCGCTCTCGGGGTCGGCCGCCGGGGAGGACAGCGACGGTCCCGACGACGGCGACGGCCGCCCCCTCCGCTCGGTCGAGGTCCTCTCCGCGGTGCGCGACGCGGTCCCCGAGGAGGCTGTCGTCACCGCCGACGCGGGCGGGTTCCGGCTGTGGACGCTCGTCTCCTTCCCCGCCGCCGGGCCGCGGTCGTACGTCAACCCCGGCTCGTGGGCGACGATGGGGACCGGACTCCCCTCCGCGATCGGCGCCAAGCTGGCGAACCCGGACCGCGACGTCGTCGCGCTCACGGGCGACGGGGGGCTCATGATGTGCGTCCACGAGCTGCACACGCTGGCGAGCGAGGGAATAGACGTGACCGTCGTCGCGCTCAACAACGACGACTACGCGATCATCAGCGAGGAGGCGTCGCGCTCGTACGAGTTCTCCGAGGGCGCCTACGGCTGGGCGGAGACCGGGCTCGACCTCGTCGCGGTCGCGTCGGGGATGGGCCTGCCGGCGGAGCGGGTCCGCGAGCGCGACGCGGTCGGCGACGCCGTCGAGCGCGCCCGCGCTCGGGACGGTCCCGCGCTCGTCGAGGTCGTCACCGACCCGAACGAGCCGCAGGCGAGCGAGTGGATGACCGGGTCGCACCCGAGCGAGTGA
- a CDS encoding DEAD/DEAH box helicase — MTDDTGDDAGDDSTDDTGDDAENDPEDNLSLDRFHEALEAEERPVATASEVARRLGTTQAAARDALAALVDRGDVDRLDVEADPVVFYPRDWGALASRERLVTFPERREIVVDRPTQYTRARLSQFANLVDTTGTEPGTRGYLYRIRQEDVWAAPFDDADALVDALRSVLPRRYDHLEAWVRDQWRRAHRFRLYTHADGYVVLEAASENLMGNVADQHLDEDHLRAPISDTEAWVNEAAVAAVKRALYDAGYPVEDDRDLETGDPVEIELTTDLRDYQRTWVDEFLDRKSGVYVGPPGSGKTVAAIATIAAVGGETLILVPSRELADQWREELLDHSTIDPADIGLYHGGTKDISPVTIATYQIAGMDRHRSLFDSREWGLICFDEAHHVSAPVYSRTAELQSKHRLGLSATPVSETGSEEEIYTLIGQPIGADWDSLFEAGFVQEPEVEIRYVPWRDEMAQSEYAAADGRERRRVAAENPAKVEEIRYLLAAHRDKKALVFVEYLDHGEAIADALDAPFISGETPHHERAELFRRFRAEDGGDGDEGSPDAVRDGDLDVLVVSRVGDEGIDLPNAELAVVASGLGGSRRQGSQRAGRTMRPTGSALVYVLATRGSSEEEFAQRQMRHLGRKGVRVRETNVAE, encoded by the coding sequence ATGACCGACGACACCGGCGACGACGCCGGCGACGATTCCACCGACGACACCGGCGACGACGCCGAAAACGATCCCGAAGACAATCTCTCCTTAGATCGCTTCCACGAGGCGCTCGAAGCCGAGGAGCGCCCGGTCGCGACCGCGAGCGAGGTCGCCCGCCGACTCGGGACCACGCAGGCCGCGGCCCGCGACGCGCTCGCCGCGCTGGTCGACCGCGGCGACGTGGACCGCCTCGACGTGGAGGCCGACCCCGTCGTCTTCTACCCGCGCGACTGGGGGGCGTTGGCGAGCCGCGAGCGCCTCGTGACCTTCCCGGAGCGCCGCGAGATCGTCGTCGACCGGCCCACGCAGTACACCCGGGCGCGGCTCTCGCAGTTCGCGAACCTCGTCGACACCACCGGCACCGAGCCGGGGACCCGCGGGTACCTCTATCGGATCCGGCAGGAGGACGTGTGGGCCGCGCCGTTCGACGACGCCGACGCGCTCGTCGACGCGCTGCGCTCCGTCCTCCCGCGGCGCTACGACCACCTCGAAGCGTGGGTGCGCGACCAGTGGCGGCGCGCGCACCGCTTCCGGTTATACACCCACGCGGACGGCTACGTGGTCCTCGAAGCCGCCTCGGAGAACCTGATGGGCAACGTCGCGGACCAGCACCTCGACGAGGACCACCTCCGCGCGCCCATCTCGGACACCGAGGCGTGGGTCAACGAGGCGGCGGTCGCCGCGGTGAAGCGCGCGCTGTACGACGCGGGCTACCCCGTCGAGGACGACCGCGACCTCGAAACGGGCGACCCCGTCGAGATCGAACTCACGACCGACCTCCGCGACTACCAACGGACCTGGGTCGATGAGTTCCTCGACCGCAAGTCCGGGGTGTACGTCGGGCCGCCCGGCTCCGGGAAGACGGTCGCCGCCATCGCGACCATCGCGGCCGTCGGCGGCGAGACGCTCATCCTCGTCCCCTCGCGGGAACTGGCCGACCAGTGGCGCGAGGAACTGCTCGACCACTCGACGATCGACCCGGCCGACATCGGGCTGTACCACGGCGGGACCAAGGATATCAGTCCCGTCACGATCGCGACCTACCAGATCGCCGGAATGGACCGCCACCGGAGCCTCTTCGACTCCCGCGAGTGGGGGCTGATCTGCTTCGACGAGGCGCACCACGTCAGCGCCCCCGTCTACTCCCGGACCGCCGAACTCCAGAGCAAACACCGGCTCGGACTCTCCGCCACCCCCGTCAGCGAGACCGGCAGCGAGGAGGAGATATACACCCTGATCGGCCAGCCGATCGGCGCCGACTGGGACTCGCTCTTCGAGGCCGGCTTCGTCCAGGAGCCGGAGGTGGAGATCCGGTACGTCCCGTGGCGCGACGAGATGGCGCAAAGCGAGTACGCGGCGGCGGACGGTCGGGAGCGCAGACGGGTCGCGGCCGAGAACCCGGCGAAAGTCGAGGAGATCCGCTACCTGCTGGCTGCCCACCGCGACAAGAAGGCGCTCGTGTTCGTCGAGTACCTCGACCACGGCGAGGCCATCGCGGACGCGCTCGACGCCCCCTTCATCAGCGGCGAGACGCCACACCACGAGCGCGCGGAGCTGTTCCGACGGTTCCGGGCGGAGGACGGGGGCGACGGCGACGAGGGGTCTCCCGACGCCGTCCGCGACGGCGACCTCGACGTCCTCGTCGTCTCCCGCGTCGGAGACGAGGGGATCGACCTCCCGAACGCCGAACTCGCGGTCGTCGCGAGCGGGCTCGGCGGCTCCCGGCGACAGGGGTCACAGCGCGCCGGCCGGACGATGCGACCGACCGGCTCCGCGCTCGTGTACGTCCTCGCGACTCGCGGCTCCAGCGAGGAGGAGTTCGCCCAGCGACAGATGCGCCACCTCGGCCGGAAGGGCGTCCGCGTCCGCGAGACGAACGTCGCGGAGTGA